TCCAGTGTGACCGAAAACGACCTCGAACGCGAGCACCCCCGACCCACAACCACCAACTTTTTCGGCAGCCACCTAGTCCGTGGCGAAGGGTCCCGAGGCCCCGGCCGCTAGCCTGCCTCCTCCATGCTCCTGGAATCTCGCTCGCTGTGGGTCGCCGAGACCAACACCTATGTGATTGCCGCCGACTCCGGCGGTCCGGCACTGATCATCGATGCTCCACCCGATCCGGACGGCATCGGGCGGTTGCTCGCCGACCATGATCTCTTCCCGGTAGCCGTGCTCCTCACCCACGGCCATATCGATCACATGGGAGGAGCCGGACCCTTGGCCCACGAGCGGGAGCTGGCGGTGTACGTTCATCCAGACGATGATTTCTTGACCCTGCATCCCGAGCAGCAATTGAGGATGCTGTTCGGGATGGCCCCACCCGGCGACTTCGCCCCTCCCGAACGCCGCCTCGATCTCGTCGATGGTCAAGATTTGGAGATCGCGGGGCTGACGCTCCAGGTTCTCCACACTCCCGGTCATACGCCGGGCCACTGCTGTTTCCTGCTCGCCGAGGAGGGGATTCTCTTCTCCGGCGATCAGCTCTTCGCCGGGTCGATCGGACGGACCGACCTGCCGGGCGGAGATTTCGACACGCTCATGGACAGTATGGCCAGGAAGGTCCTGCCCCTCGGTGACGATGTAATCGTGCATCCGGGTCACGGACCGGCGACTACCCTTTCCCGCGAACGCCGCTTGAACCCCTTCCTTCAGATCTGAACCGCTATGAACTTCAGCCCGCCGAAAGGCACCGACGACATCTTCCCGCCTGCGTCCCGCGCCTGGCGCAGAGTTCTCATGGTCTGGGAGGGCCTCGCCGAACGCTACGGCTACGACCTGGTGATCGGCCCTATATTCGAATCGACCGAGGTCTTTGCCCGTGGGGTCGGAGAATCGACTGAAGTGGTGCAGAAACAGATGTACACATTCGAGGACAAGGGGGGACGTTCGCTCACGCTTCGACCTGAGGGCACTGCCTCCGTCGTACGCGCCTACCTCGGCTCGGGCGCCCGGGGCGAAGTGAAGCTCGCCTATTCAGGCCCCATGTTTCGCTACGAGCGACCACAGGCGGGACGTCGTCGCCAGTTCTATCAGACAGGTGTCGAGTATCTGGCGACGGCCGCGC
The DNA window shown above is from Acidimicrobiia bacterium and carries:
- a CDS encoding MBL fold metallo-hydrolase → MLLESRSLWVAETNTYVIAADSGGPALIIDAPPDPDGIGRLLADHDLFPVAVLLTHGHIDHMGGAGPLAHERELAVYVHPDDDFLTLHPEQQLRMLFGMAPPGDFAPPERRLDLVDGQDLEIAGLTLQVLHTPGHTPGHCCFLLAEEGILFSGDQLFAGSIGRTDLPGGDFDTLMDSMARKVLPLGDDVIVHPGHGPATTLSRERRLNPFLQI